GCACTGGACGCGGCCGAACTGCGACGAGTTCGGCCCAGACGTGATGCAGGACTGGTACCGGGAACACGACGTACTCGACGGCATCCAGCAGACCGTGATCGGCCCGGACAGCGCACTGGACGAGACTGTCGCCAAGATCCTGACCGACCTCGGAGCGGATCCCGTACCGTTGGAGGGATGAGCACGACCGAGCCGACCCGTCCCCGTACCCTCGCTGAGGCGTTGCGGGGTTGGGGTGACGCCGCGCTCGGTGAACTGCTGCGGCGGCGGCCTGACTTGGCCCTGCCGATTCCTGCGGACACCGGGCAGCTGGCTGCGCGGGCGACGAGCAACGCGTCGGCTGCGCGGGCGATCAACCGGCTGGACGAGTTCGGTGTGGACCTGCTGGAGTCACTGTCGGCCCTGCCGGAGCCGGTGGACCTGGGGCTGTTGGCGCTGGGCGTCGGTCAGTCGAAGGAGGTGGTCCGGCCGCGGGTGACTGAGCTGCTGGCCCTCGCTCTGGTGTGGGGTACCGAGGACGACCTGCGGCCGATCCGTGCGGTGCACGAGCTGCTCGGCCCGACGCCGGCTGGGCTCGGTCCGACCACGACGCGGCATTTCGGTGACCTGGACCAGCTGATCGACGACGCGGGTCCGGACGCGCGCGCCGTACTCGACAAGCTCACCTGGGGTCCGCCGACCGGTTCGGTGGAGAAGGCCGATCGGCCGGTGACGATCGCGTCGGCCCGGACTCCGGTGGAGCGGTTGCTGGCGCGCGGTCTCGTCGTACCCAAGGATGCGAACACGGTCGTGCTGCCGCGGCAGATCGGGCTGCACCTGCGGGGCGGGCGAGTGCTGGCGTCGACGCGTCCGGTGCCGCCGCCGCTCGCCGGCAAGAAGGTGTCGGCATCTATCGCCGACCGGGCTGCAGCAGGTGCTGCGCTGGACTTGGTGCGGCTGGTCGACCGGGCTCTGGAGCAGCTGGGGACCGAGCCGCCGCCCGTGCTGCGCACAGGTGGCATTGGCGTCCGTGAGGTACGCAGTCTGGCCGGAAAGATCGGTGCGGAAGAGCAAACCGCTGCAGCGGTGCTGGAGATGGCGTACGCCGCTGGGCTCGTTGCTGCGGTGGAAGTCGGGACCACTGAGCTGTGGCTGCCGACCAGTGCCTACGACGACTGGCTGGAGCTGGACCTGGCGCATCGGTGGGCCCAGCTCGTCATGGCGTGGTTCTCCGGCCTCAGGGCGATCGGACTGATCGGGCGGCGGGACAGCACGGGCAGTACTGCGGCTGCGCGGGAGCGGCTGATCAACGCGTTGGCACCGGACCTGGAGCGGTTGCTGGCACCGGAGATCCGGGTGTTGGCGTTGCAGGCGCTGGCCGAGGCTGGTGCGGGTACTGCGCCGCCTCCGGAGACTGTGGTGATGTGGGTGGCCTGGCATCGTCCGCGGCGTGGTGGGCAGTTCCGCGACGACCTGGTCGAGTGGAGCGTGTCTGAGGCCGCACTGCTCGGGCTGACCGGGTTGGGCGCGCTGGCAGCACATGCGAAGCCGTTGCTGGGACCTGAGCCGACAGCTGACGAGCTGGCCGAGGCGATCAGTCCGCTGATGCCGGAGCCGGTGTCTGAGGTGCTGCTGCAGGCTGACCTCACTGCGGTGGCTCCTGGACCTTTGGTGCGGACCGTGCAGGATGAGCTGTCGGCCATGGCGGACGTCGAGTCGGACGGCGGGGCTGTCGTCTACCGGTTCAGTGAGAGCTCCGTACGGCGTGCTTTCGACCTTGGGCGTACGGCGGAGCAGTTGCACACGTGGTTGGCAGAGCATTCACGTACGCCGGTGCCTCAGCCGTTGGCGTACCTGGTCGACGACGTTGCACGACGGCACGGCGTACTGCGGCTGGGGACAGCGTCGACATACCTGCGGTGTGATGACGAGAACGTGCTGACCCAGCTGCTCAACTCGAACCTGCCTGGTGTGCGGTTCCGGCGGCTGGCGCCGACCGTGGTGGTGTCGCCGTCGCCGCCGGACATGGTGCTGAGTCGGCTGCGGGACGCTGGATTGGCTCCGCTGGCGGAGACGTTCGACGGTGCGTTGCATGTGACCGGTGCGCCGCGACGTGGCGAGGCCCCGCGTCGACGTACCAGCCGGGACTTCAACGAGAGCGCGTTCGATCTGACCGACGACCAGGTGAAGGCAGTCATCGAGAAAGTTCGCGCCGGCGACCGGATCGCCGCCGAACGCCCCGGTGACGACGGCCTGATCGAACCCGCGGCCCCCGCCGAAACCATCGCCGTCCTCACCAACGCCGCCGAGGCGCACACCCGCACCTGGATCGCGTACGTCGACCACAACGGCCACTCATCGGAACGCGTCGTGGAACCCGTCCGAGTAGCCGACGGCTGGCTGACCGCCTACGACGACACCACCGAAACCCCCCGCACCTACGCCCTCCACCGAATCTCCACCGCCCGCCCCGTCGACTGATGGACGACATGGACCGCGCGTTGCGGGCACTGCGGCGCTGGTCCCCGAACAGCGGCTACCGGCCGCTGATCATCGACGCCTGGATCTGGCCGCGGCCACGGCAGGCCTGGTACCAGTTCCGGCTCCGGTGGGGCGGACGGCTGGCGCCCGCGAAGGATCTGAACCTGCTGCTGGACTCCGGCGCGCGGACGAGCATGGCAGGGATCTGGCTCATCGCAGCCGGCAAGCGTGCGGATCTGCGCCCGAGGATCGAAGCAGACATGCTCGCGGGCCGGCCTCGCGGCAACGGCTGGACCTACAGCTACTGCGTACCTCTGGCGTGCCTGGCCACCGAGGCCGACGCCCAGATCCTCGTCGGGTATCTCGAGCACGCTCTGACCCTGCCCGTCGAGCGGGAGGGTTTCGAGACCCAGTGCCAGGGCAAGGCTCTGGCCACCCTCCTGTACCTCGACGAGCAACTGGGCACCACCTACGCCCAGCGCTTCCTGGGCGAAGGCGGGCCGTGGGAGCTCTGGCCGGGCTCCGTCGACGAAGATCTCGCGGCCTACGCAGAGCAGATCCGCGCCGAAGTCGTGTTCGCCGCCGGGGGCAACCCGGGGTTGCGCCGGCTGATGAAGCAGGAGCGCCGAGCCGCCAGGTCCTAGCCCGTTTGCGGGACGAGGCACAATGGAGGGTCGGGGCGAGGATAGGAGTTGCGGGTGTCGGACGGTCCTTTGATCGTGCAGTCGGACAAGACCTTGTTGCTGGAGACGGCGCATGCGGAGGCCAGCGAGTGCCGGAAGGCCATCGCGCCGTTCTCCGAGTTGGAGCGGGCGCCGGAGCATGTGCACACGTATCGGCTGACACCGCTGGGCCTGTGGAACGCACGGGCCGCGGGGCATGACGCTGAGCAGGTGATCGACGTACTGCTGCGCTACAGCCGGTACCCGGTCCCTCACTCGTTGCTGGTCGACATCGCGGAGACGCTGGACCGATACGGGCGGCTGCGGCTGGAGAAGCACCCGCAGCACGGTCTGGTGCTGATAACCACCGACCGACCGGTGCTGGAAGAGGTACTGCGCAGCGCCAAGGTGAAGCCCATGCTGGGCGCCCGGCTCGACGACGACACCGTCCTGGTGCACCCGTCGGAGCGCGGTCACCTCAAGCAGACCCTGCTGAAGCTCGGCTGGCCCGCTGAGGACCTGGCCGGGTACGTCGACGGTGAGGCGCACCAGATCGACCTGGTGACCGACGGTTGGGAGCTGCGCCCGTACCAGGAGCAGGCGACCGACTCGTTCTGGCACGGCGGCTCCGGTGTCGTCGTGCTCCCCTGTGGTGCCGGCAAGACGATCGTCGGCGCGGCCGCGATGGCGCAGGCGTCCGCGACCACACTGATCCTGGTCACGAACACGGTGTCCGCGCGGCAGTGGAAGGACGAGCTGCTGAAGCGCACCACCCTCACCGAGGAGGAGATCGGCGAGTACTCCGGTGCACGCAAAGAGATCCGGCCGGTGACGATCGCGACGTACCAGGTGATGACGACGCGCCGGAAGGGCGTCTACACGCACCTGGAGCTGTTCGACGCGCGCGACTGGGGCCTGATCGTGTACGACGAGGTGCACCTGCTGCCCGCCCCGATCTTCCGGATGACCGCCGACCTGCAGACCCGGCGCCGGCTCGGACTGACGGCGACGCTGGTCCGCGAGGACGGCCGCGAGGGTGACGTGTTCTCGCTGATCGGCCCGAAGCGGTACGACGCACCGTGGAAGGACATCGAGTCGCAGGGCTGGATCGCACCCGCGGACTGCATCGAGGTCCGCGTGGATCTCGAGCAGACCGAGCGGTTCGTGTACGCGACCGCCGAGCCCGAGGACCGGTACCGCCTGGCCGCCTCCACCCCGGCGAAGTCGAAGCTGGTACGGCGGATCGCCGAGCACCACGCCGACGAGCCGCTGCTCGTCATCGGTCAGTACATCGACCAGCTGGACGAGCTGGGCGAACGTCTGGAATGCCCGGTGATCAAGGGCGAGACGACCGTGAAAGAACGCCAGCGGCTGTTCCAGGCCTTCCGCACCGGTGAGATCAAGCGGCTGGTGGTCTCCAAGGTCGCCAACTTCTCCATCGACCTCCCCGAGGCGTCGGTAGCCATCCAGGTCTCCGGCACCTTCGGCTCCCGCCAGGAAGAAGCCCAACGCCTGGGCCGAGTCCTCCGCCCCAAAGGCGACGGCCGCACCGCCCGCTTCTACTCCATAGTCGCCAGAGACACCATCGACGCGGAATTCGCCGCCCACCGCCAACGCTTCCTAGCCGAACAGGGCTACGCCTACACAATCGTCGACGCCGAAAACCTGTTTGCTTGATCTGCAGCTCGACAGGAGGTGTCCGCTCGGTCGGCCGATCGCCACGCTCAGCCGACCGAGCGTCTCGCCGCAGTGGACGTATACGTACTGTCGAGCTGCCGGACTTCACGCGCCGAGACGCTGAGCGAGGGCCGCGCGGACGGTGGCGACAACCCAGCTCGGGTCGCCGATGATCTGCTCGTAGGTGAACCGGAGCACCAGCCAGCCGGCCGCGTTCAGCTCGTCGTACCGATAGCAGTCGGCCGCGAAATCTCGACGCGAACCGTGGAACTCGAAGCCTTCAGCCTCCAGTGCCAGCCTGGCACGGCGATGTCCAAGATCTACTCGAGCACGGAACCCGTCGTGCGACACCAGTACCTGTGGTTCGAAACCGTCGACGCCCGCGCCGATCAGAAGCGCCCGGAGCATCGACTCCAGGAAGCTGGCGGCCAACGGAGTGGCCGCGGCGGCGACCAGGCGAGCGTTCGGGCAACCGGCGCCCCGCATCGCAGACACCTCGGCAAGCAACTCCTCCGGATGCAGGTGCCGGTTGGCGAGAGCAGCGTCGGCGACGGCAAGCGCCTCGGCGAACGGAAGCATGCGGCAACAGTCGACGACTGTGCGGGGGAGCGAGGTGATTCGGTCCTGCCGCTCGGGCGAACTGACGTTGGCCCAATGCAGAACGGCAGGTGGACCTGGTCGCGGACGGCGGTGCGGCGGCAGGATCAGATGGGGCTTCTCCGGCGCCACCAACAGCGGAAGGCCAGATGCAGCCGCCGCGCTGACGTGCGAGAGAACCCCGTCGTAGGCCAACACAGCGACCGTGCCGGGAGCCCGGGCAGTGCGTAGACCCCC
This Kribbella sp. NBC_00482 DNA region includes the following protein-coding sequences:
- a CDS encoding helicase-associated domain-containing protein; the encoded protein is MSTTEPTRPRTLAEALRGWGDAALGELLRRRPDLALPIPADTGQLAARATSNASAARAINRLDEFGVDLLESLSALPEPVDLGLLALGVGQSKEVVRPRVTELLALALVWGTEDDLRPIRAVHELLGPTPAGLGPTTTRHFGDLDQLIDDAGPDARAVLDKLTWGPPTGSVEKADRPVTIASARTPVERLLARGLVVPKDANTVVLPRQIGLHLRGGRVLASTRPVPPPLAGKKVSASIADRAAAGAALDLVRLVDRALEQLGTEPPPVLRTGGIGVREVRSLAGKIGAEEQTAAAVLEMAYAAGLVAAVEVGTTELWLPTSAYDDWLELDLAHRWAQLVMAWFSGLRAIGLIGRRDSTGSTAAARERLINALAPDLERLLAPEIRVLALQALAEAGAGTAPPPETVVMWVAWHRPRRGGQFRDDLVEWSVSEAALLGLTGLGALAAHAKPLLGPEPTADELAEAISPLMPEPVSEVLLQADLTAVAPGPLVRTVQDELSAMADVESDGGAVVYRFSESSVRRAFDLGRTAEQLHTWLAEHSRTPVPQPLAYLVDDVARRHGVLRLGTASTYLRCDDENVLTQLLNSNLPGVRFRRLAPTVVVSPSPPDMVLSRLRDAGLAPLAETFDGALHVTGAPRRGEAPRRRTSRDFNESAFDLTDDQVKAVIEKVRAGDRIAAERPGDDGLIEPAAPAETIAVLTNAAEAHTRTWIAYVDHNGHSSERVVEPVRVADGWLTAYDDTTETPRTYALHRISTARPVD
- a CDS encoding DUF6000 family protein — its product is MDDMDRALRALRRWSPNSGYRPLIIDAWIWPRPRQAWYQFRLRWGGRLAPAKDLNLLLDSGARTSMAGIWLIAAGKRADLRPRIEADMLAGRPRGNGWTYSYCVPLACLATEADAQILVGYLEHALTLPVEREGFETQCQGKALATLLYLDEQLGTTYAQRFLGEGGPWELWPGSVDEDLAAYAEQIRAEVVFAAGGNPGLRRLMKQERRAARS
- a CDS encoding DNA repair helicase XPB, yielding MSDGPLIVQSDKTLLLETAHAEASECRKAIAPFSELERAPEHVHTYRLTPLGLWNARAAGHDAEQVIDVLLRYSRYPVPHSLLVDIAETLDRYGRLRLEKHPQHGLVLITTDRPVLEEVLRSAKVKPMLGARLDDDTVLVHPSERGHLKQTLLKLGWPAEDLAGYVDGEAHQIDLVTDGWELRPYQEQATDSFWHGGSGVVVLPCGAGKTIVGAAAMAQASATTLILVTNTVSARQWKDELLKRTTLTEEEIGEYSGARKEIRPVTIATYQVMTTRRKGVYTHLELFDARDWGLIVYDEVHLLPAPIFRMTADLQTRRRLGLTATLVREDGREGDVFSLIGPKRYDAPWKDIESQGWIAPADCIEVRVDLEQTERFVYATAEPEDRYRLAASTPAKSKLVRRIAEHHADEPLLVIGQYIDQLDELGERLECPVIKGETTVKERQRLFQAFRTGEIKRLVVSKVANFSIDLPEASVAIQVSGTFGSRQEEAQRLGRVLRPKGDGRTARFYSIVARDTIDAEFAAHRQRFLAEQGYAYTIVDAENLFA
- a CDS encoding endonuclease domain-containing protein produces the protein MLPFAEALAVADAALANRHLHPEELLAEVSAMRGAGCPNARLVAAAATPLAASFLESMLRALLIGAGVDGFEPQVLVSHDGFRARVDLGHRRARLALEAEGFEFHGSRRDFAADCYRYDELNAAGWLVLRFTYEQIIGDPSWVVATVRAALAQRLGA